The genomic window ACAAGACTGTTATCTGCAATCTTCAGGTAACCGAGCCTCTGGCCAACACTGTCCTGCTTTCAGCTTTAGTTCTCGCCTGTTGGGGGAAGATGACTTTCTACGATGGCATTTACCCGTTCTACCCGCTACAAAGAAGCCCGTTCATCGTCGACATCAGCCTGCTGGTCGTTATCCTGGTTTTCTCGGTTCTGGCTGTCAGTTTCATCCTCATTCTACCAGGAATACGTGGCAAATCGGTGAGTGACTTGGATACATTTTTCTAGAAAATTACAATAACAATGCATCTACTACAGCTTTATAATAAGGGAAAACGATAAATGAAGGATGTGAGAGGATTATTCTATTTTATGAAATGACAAATAGGCTTTGTTGGTAAAAGATGCTTCCTTGAACCTTGAATTCACCTGAGTTGTCAAATGAATAGGCTAGCtatttcatattatttaaagtatttcttactttacattttttttaacataatatgTGAATGTTTTGGGAAAATTATTTCCCTAAACCTAAAGATTAGTTTTAAAATCTCAGTGTCTGTATAACACCAATagactacttttttttttttttgtcaatttaggtgacttttttaaaaactttatttgtaaacctgatgttttattttttattaagttttattaTATGAGTATTTTACATCATCTCTTTTTATATGTTTCAATTtcttcgaaaaaaaaaaaaaaagaatattaaaataaaatgtcctCTTTTTCAGAGACTGTTCTGGATGTTCAGGATAATCATTAGTTTATTTATTGGAGTTGTTTTAGTTGGTGAGTATTtcaagtattttttaataagtaaGTTAGGAAATCTAGTAGTTGTTGCTATAGATGTGGGCCTCAAAATCTACAATGCGTGTTACAATGCGTGAATTGCTTTGCATTAGAAACCAAAATGCTGCTAAAGCTTTTCTCTGAACTTTGTCAAttttttaatgacttttaaCAAAGGTCAAGGTGATTCAATTGAATGCCTCTTGGCTTTGTTAtgtaatgcaatgacattcataCAGTTTTTAAATGTGAGTAAGAATATTCAGCTGGAACAATAGAAATAAATGTTCCTTTAAGTCCTGTTATCTCATTTCATTATATAAGATCTGCTAAACTTATATAACATAGCCTACATTTTCATTCATGCTAAACTCTTCTTGTCCGCTTCAGCACTGAATTTTACTGGAGACTGGGCTGAAGCCAGAGTCAAGGCCAACGCCACCTACAAATCCTTCAGTAACGCAGTGGTGTCCGCTGAGGTGGGACTGCATGTGGGCCTTTATGGAATAAACATCACACTCAAAGGTGAACAAGATGAGTCCTTGACATTTTTGGTCCACTTTTTAGAGCCACAAATCTCCAATTTTGACGTCTGTTCCAACAGGCGAGCCAGTATCGCAGATAAACGAGACAATTAACTACAACGAGATCTTCAGGTGGTCGAGCAACGTGGATGAGCAGTACGGTGACGCGCTCGAGCGTGGTCTTCCCAACCCGATCCTTTACATCGCTGAGAAGTTCACACGCACCAGCGCTTGCGGGCTCATCTACCAGTACAGATACTCAGGCCGTTTCGCCTCAGCCAATCTGTGGTAAACCAACACACAGTCACCACCAATCTCTTACAGTAGTGTAAAGAAACTCCGTCCTATTCAACATATGCAAACAAGCTAAAGTAAAGAATGGCCTTCTCCCACAGGACGGCTTTTTGCTGCTGGCTGGTGGCCAACATCCTCTTCTCAATGCCTGTCATCCTCTATGCCGGCTACATGATGATAGCCACGGCTGCTTTCATCTTCTTCTCCATGGCTTCCTTCTCAACTATATACAACGTGCCCCAATGTGACTTCAGTATAGGTGCAGAGTCCTTAAGGACAGACTACAGCCATTCCTTCTGGATCGCTTTGGCTACGGGTAAATGCTCCTTATTGGAAAGCTTCTTGAAAGCatataaaatactataaaacatGATTTAATTTGTGGTGGTTATGGATTTTCAGGTATGCTGTGCACTGTGATTGGTTTGGTGGTGGTGCTACTGGACTGTCTATTTCCTGGGAGGATGAGGGAGGCGTTCAGTGTGGGCGTGGACAATGAGGATGACGAATGCCATACCGGTGAAGGCTATCTCAACTCAGGCTTTCTAGAGGGAGTGATCCATGATGACAACATACAGATGGGGAATAGCGCTTTGCCTCAGCAGATCACTACATTAACAGTATGTTTATTACTACAGATAAAAGATATGatttacacatttacatttcatAGGAGTTTCtttccatggaacacaaaaggagatgttttgaagaatcttcatgctgctcttttccatacaatgaataCATAACAccaaaatgatgtcattaat from Chanodichthys erythropterus isolate Z2021 chromosome 24, ASM2448905v1, whole genome shotgun sequence includes these protein-coding regions:
- the duox2 gene encoding dual oxidase maturation factor 1: MTFYDGIYPFYPLQRSPFIVDISLLVVILVFSVLAVSFILILPGIRGKSRLFWMFRIIISLFIGVVLVALNFTGDWAEARVKANATYKSFSNAVVSAEVGLHVGLYGINITLKGEPVSQINETINYNEIFRWSSNVDEQYGDALERGLPNPILYIAEKFTRTSACGLIYQYRYSGRFASANLWTAFCCWLVANILFSMPVILYAGYMMIATAAFIFFSMASFSTIYNVPQCDFSIGAESLRTDYSHSFWIALATGMLCTVIGLVVVLLDCLFPGRMREAFSVGVDNEDDECHTGEGYLNSGFLEGVIHDDNIQMGNSALPQQITTLTRL